The Candidatus Bathyarchaeota archaeon genomic interval GGTGCACAACTTGACCTTTAAAGGCAGAGACATCGTATCCATCGCGGACTTCACAAGAGCCGAAATCAACCACATCCTCGACGTCACCGCCTCCATGGAGCCCCTTGCAAAAAACGGCTCCGACATCCTCAAAGGCAAAATCCTCGCCACCCTCTTCTACGAACCCAGCACCCGCACACGCCTAAGCTTCGAGGCAGCCATGCTAAAACTCGGCGGCAGCAACATAGGATTCGCAGACGCCGACATCGCCTCAGTCAAGAAAGGCGAAACCCTCGCAGACACCGTCCGCGTTGTCGAAAACTACGCCGACGTAATCGCGTTGCGCCACAGCCTCGAGGGCTCCGCAAAATTATCCGCAGAATTCAGCAAAGTCCCCCTCATCAATGGCGGCAGCGGGGCAGAAGAACACCCAACCCAAGCCCTCACCGACCTCTACACAATCCAAAAAGAAAAAGGAACCATAGACGGATTAAAAATCGCCATAATCGGCGACCTCCGCTACGGCAGAACCGTCCACTCACTTGCCTACGCGCTGGCGCTCTACAACATCGAACTCTTCCTCATCGCGCCCGAATCGTTGCGGATGCGCAAAGACGTTCTGGAAACTATAAAAAACAAAATCCCTGTCGCCGAAGGCACCAACCTTGACGCTATCCTGCCCCAAGTCGACGTTCTCTACGTGACCCGTATCCAAAAAGAACGCTTCCCCGACGCCTCTGAATACCTAAAAGTCAAAGGCGCCTACAAAATCGACCTCAAAACCCTACAAGGCGCCAAAAAAGACCTCATCGTACTCCACCCGCTGCCTCGTGTGGATGAAATTGCCCCCGAAGTGGATGCCACACCGCAGGCGAAATATTTCCAGCAGGTGCACAATGGTATCGTTGTGCGCATGGCGCTCCTTAGTCTCGTATTGGGTGCGGTCCAGTAATCGGCGGGTTTGCGTAAATTAAATATCTTTTGCGTGCTTAGGCAACACTATGGCAAAGGTTAACTGGGCAGTGTTGTTTTTGGTTGTGTTTCTAATAACGCCGCTGTTATCTGCTGCTTGTGGGCAGTTGGGAGCACAAACCTTTGCTTCAAATGATGATTGGCCGATGTTTCGACATGACTCTACCCATACAGGTGCCGTAACAAATTCCTCCCTCATTGTGCCAAATGAGCTGTGGCGTTTTGCTGAAGGCACATCAAATAACATCTTTATTAGTTCATCTGCATCCGTCGTCAACGGCATAGTTTACATTGGGTCAAACTACAATGCAGTTAACCATAGAGGGGGCAGCATTTACGCGTTGGATGCTTATACTGGAGTTAAAATCTGGGATTTCTCAACTAATGGGTCCATATATTCATCCCCCGCGGTATGGAACAATATTTTGTTCGTTGGGGGTGCAGAGAGTAATTTCTATGCATTAAACGCGTTAACTGGCGCTAAACTATGGAGCACTAAGGTGTTTGCGTCTTATTCTTCACCATGTGTTGTTGACGGAGTGGTTTATGTTGGCTCAATTGATGGTAACGTTTATGCTTTTGATGCTTGCAGTGGGGAAAAAATTTGGAATTACACAACGGGGGATTCGGTTGGGTCCTCGCCTGCCCTCCACGGAGGCGTTGTTTATGTGGGTTCAAATGACCACAACGTTTATGCCCTTGATGCGAAGGATGGTAGCAAAATTTGGAACTTTTCAACTGGTGGTATAGTTCATTCTTCGCCTGCTGTTAGTGGCGGAGTGGTTTATGTTGGTTCTGGGGACAGCACCCTTTACGCTCTAGATAGCTCTACGGGGACAAAATTATGGAGTTATCCGTATAAGACACACGTAAGGGATGTAAGCGGCATTCAGGCTTCCCCCGCGGTGGCAGATGGTTTTGTATTTTTTGTTGCGTCTGACCATGTGTTCTATGCACTTAATGCGGCTACGGGTTCACAGGTTTGGAACGTCACAAAACTTTCTGTGGATGTTTCTTCTCCGGTTGTTGCTGACGGCCTTGTTTATGTTTGTGTTCCCCGAGGGTTTCTTGCATTTAACGCTTCGACTGGCGCGACAATACAGACATACGTCCTCAAGGATATCGCGAACGCAAAAATAATTGATGGTCACTGGCAAGTCATTACGGGGTATGGCTTGATTAAATCATCACCTACCATAAGTAACGGTGTCATATACTTCACCTCGGAAAATGGGAACCTCTACGCAATAGGCGAACCAATAATCCAGCCTTCAACTGACCAAGTGATTTCAGGCTTGGATAACTATGTTATCTGGATTATTCTTGCTGCCCTTACCTTGGGGATTAGCATTGTGATTACAATCTTTGTACGTAACCGAAAAGCCAAACATTCAGGTTGATGTGAAGCGGTCAAATGTCGTCAGGGTGCTCATGGACCCGCAGCTTGGGCATTTATGCAGGGTGCCGGGATAGTTTTTGCGGCAGTTCTCACAGAAACTCACCACACGGTTGTAAGTGAAGAATTCGATGGGGGTTTCTTGGAGTTGTTTGGTGAGTTCAAATAATGCGTCGGCTTTGATTTCACCTTCCAGCTCGAAGACGTCAAGGCTGCCCCCATTATAGAGGCCCTTTTGGACTCGCG includes:
- a CDS encoding PQQ-binding-like beta-propeller repeat protein, which translates into the protein MAKVNWAVLFLVVFLITPLLSAACGQLGAQTFASNDDWPMFRHDSTHTGAVTNSSLIVPNELWRFAEGTSNNIFISSSASVVNGIVYIGSNYNAVNHRGGSIYALDAYTGVKIWDFSTNGSIYSSPAVWNNILFVGGAESNFYALNALTGAKLWSTKVFASYSSPCVVDGVVYVGSIDGNVYAFDACSGEKIWNYTTGDSVGSSPALHGGVVYVGSNDHNVYALDAKDGSKIWNFSTGGIVHSSPAVSGGVVYVGSGDSTLYALDSSTGTKLWSYPYKTHVRDVSGIQASPAVADGFVFFVASDHVFYALNAATGSQVWNVTKLSVDVSSPVVADGLVYVCVPRGFLAFNASTGATIQTYVLKDIANAKIIDGHWQVITGYGLIKSSPTISNGVIYFTSENGNLYAIGEPIIQPSTDQVISGLDNYVIWIILAALTLGISIVITIFVRNRKAKHSG
- the pyrB gene encoding aspartate carbamoyltransferase: MTFKGRDIVSIADFTRAEINHILDVTASMEPLAKNGSDILKGKILATLFYEPSTRTRLSFEAAMLKLGGSNIGFADADIASVKKGETLADTVRVVENYADVIALRHSLEGSAKLSAEFSKVPLINGGSGAEEHPTQALTDLYTIQKEKGTIDGLKIAIIGDLRYGRTVHSLAYALALYNIELFLIAPESLRMRKDVLETIKNKIPVAEGTNLDAILPQVDVLYVTRIQKERFPDASEYLKVKGAYKIDLKTLQGAKKDLIVLHPLPRVDEIAPEVDATPQAKYFQQVHNGIVVRMALLSLVLGAVQ